The following are from one region of the Calypte anna isolate BGI_N300 chromosome 13, bCalAnn1_v1.p, whole genome shotgun sequence genome:
- the NEUROG1 gene encoding neurogenin-1, whose amino-acid sequence MPAEAASSAGGAEPPGIPRERRRRRGRARARTEALLHTLKRSRRVKANDRERNRMHHLNAALDELRSVLPTFPDDTKLTKIETLRFAYNYIWALSETLRLAEQCLPPPPAFRGVPPPSPGSDAGSWLSTGSPSAPSLCASASGPSSPATSEDCAYAPPDSLRAFRGLPAAAPPGAPCL is encoded by the coding sequence ATGCCCGCAGAGGCGGCCAGCAGCGCCGGCGGTGCGGAACCTCCCGGCATTCCGCGAGAACGGAGGAGGAGGCGCGGCCGTGCGCGGGCGCGTACCGAAGCGCTTCTGCACACCCTGAAGCGCAGCCGAAGGGTAAAAGCCAACGACCGGGAGCGGAACCGCATGCACCACCTCAACGCCGCCCTGGATGAACTCCGCAGCGTTCTGCCCACTTTCCCCGACGACACCAAGCTCACCAAGATCGAGACCCTGCGCTTCGCCTACAACTACATCTGGGCCCTCTCCGAGACCCTCCGCCTGGCCGAGCAGTGcctcccgccgccccccgcctTCCGCGGGGTCCCCCCGCCCAGCCCGGGCAGCGATGCCGGTTCCTGGCTCTCCACCGGCTCCCCCTCCGCCCCCTCGCTCTGCGCCTCCGCCTCTGGCCCCAGCAGCCCCGCCACCTCCGAGGACTGCGCTTACGCACCCCCCGACAGCCTGCGCGCTTTCCGCGGGCTGCCCGCCGCCGCTCCCCCCGGCGCTCCCTGCCTCTAG